The genome window CCTCTCGAATTCGGGTCCTGCAAATTGGAGCGGCTCTGGGGCCTGAAATGGAACAAACGGCTTTGGCAGAAATGAAAACTAATGCCCGTTACCGCTGGCTCGGTGAAAAACCGCGCTGGCAAGCTCGGAGAATTTTAGCAAGCTGCCGGCTCCTGGTGCTTTCTTCCCAAATGGAAGGGGGCGCCAACGTCATCTCCGAGGCCGTGGTAGCAGGCGTGCCAATTTTGGCATCGAACATTTCCGGTTCCGTGGGCCTTTTAGGGAAAGATTATCCCGGCTATTTCTCAGTTGGAAACACGGATCAGCTTCGGGAACTTCTTTTGAGAGCCGAGAGCCAAGGGGAATTTTTGTTTGAACTCCAAGCTTGGGGAGAACGATTGCAACATCTATTTGAACCAGAAACGGAACGAAACGCTTGGGGAAATTTATTGGATGAATTATGTGTTAGCTTAAATTGAGCTTGGGCTGCCCAAAAAACGCCAATGCCATTCTGAGCCCAGCGAAAAATCTTTTTTTTGTGTGTAGGAGCAGGAGATTCTTCGCGCTGCGCTCTTCAGAATGACGGATTTGTCGACTTCTTGGACAGCCGCAATTATACTATATTAATACTTACCCGGAGCGTCCCTAAATATGGCTTCAGAAGAAAAAACAGACGGGTACACGTTAACCGGTCTGGCAAAAACGTGTGGTTGAGCTGCCAAAATAAGCCCGGTCGGGCTTGAGAAACTTTTGGCGGTATTACCAAAAAATCACGATTCTAACCTGCTCGTGGGTTTTGAAACCAGCGACGACGCCGCGGTTTACCGTATAAACGATGAGCTGGCCATCGTGACAACGGCGGACATTATCACGCCGCCGGTAGATGATCCCTATCTGTTCGGCCAGATTGCTGCCGTCAATTCCATCAGCGATATTTACGCCATGGGTGCGACGCCCACTACTTGCTTGAACTTGCTTGGCTTCCCATCGAAAAAACTCGGGCCGGAAATCCTGCAGGGTATCGTGGAGGGGGCGATCAGCAAAATTAATGAAGCAGGGGCGGTGCTGGCTGGCGGCCACACTTTCGATGATGATGAACCCAAATTCGGTTTATCGGTCACCGGGATGGTGCATCCGCAAAAATTTTGGCGCAACGCCGGCGCGCAGCCCGGTGATGTTTTGATTTTAACCAAGGCCATCGGTAGCGGCGTCATTTTTAACGCCAATTTGAAAAAATGGGTCTCGGCGCCCGCTCTCGAACAGTGTTTGCAAACTCTGACAACCTTAAACAAAACCGCCGCAGAAATCATGCAGAATTATGAGATTCATGCGGTCACCGATGTCACCGGCTTTGGTTTGGCGGGTCACGCTCTGGAAATGGCTAAAGGCTCCGGCGTTACTTTGGAAATAAAAATTTCGGAAGTGCCAATCTTAAATGAAGCTTTGGAGATGTACGAAAAAGGCATGAGTACCGGCGTAAACGCTTCCAACCGTGCGCTGGTTGAAAAAGTCACGCGCTTTGAAAAGACTTTGCAGCCCTGGAACGAAGAGATTTTTTATGATCCGCAAACCGGCGGCGGACTTTTGGCTTCCGTGCCGGAAGCTCACGGTCAAGCCCTACTCAACACGCTTCACAATAGCGGCGTGGAGAAAGCGCGGATGATCGGAAACGTGAAGCAGCTGGTTGATTCGAATTATTTGGTTTTTGGGTAGAAATAGGTGAAATCCTTTTTGTTTGAATAACTACACCGAATAGGTTTCACGGTTACTAAGGAATATTGGGAAATAATTGTTACGACGAAACCATCCATCGATTGCATTTTTCTTTTGAGACGGTAAGTCAGTAATTTAAATACTTTTTGAACTCTAACAATCATCGGAGGAAACCAATGCCAAAATGGACCTTTGAGCCCGGCCACACGGCCGCGGCGTTCTGCGTCAAACACATGATGGTAAGCTGGGTGCGCGGCCATTTCAAGAATCTGAACGGTACCATGGAATTTGATCCGGAGAATCCTGCTAATTCAGCTGTGGAAATAGAAATTAATGCCAACGAGCTTTGGAGCGGTGACTCCTCCCGCGACGACCACCTGCGTAGCGCAGATTTCCTGGATGTCAAAAATCATCCCAAAATCACATTCAAGGGCAACCAGATCGACATCAGTAGCGCAAATGAGTTTAAAGTCACCGGCGATTTAACTATTCGCGGCATCACTCGTACGGTAACTTTAGACGTACACTACTTAGGACAATGGCAAACGCCTTTTTGGGAAGACGGCGTTGACAAAGGCCCGAAGACTCGTGCCGGATTTTTGGCGGAAACCCGAATTAACCGCCTCGATTTTGGGGTGAGCTGGAATGACAAGTTGGCGGTAGGCGGTGTCGTAGTAGGCAGCGATGTGCTCATCACCATCGATGTGGAAGCGATTTTGGAAGAATAAATTTACGAAGCCTTCGAGGTTTCCTAACTAAAAATAGCAAATTAATCTTTAGTCATTTCGAATCAAAAGAGGGTTGGGATGAAATGTTTTTTTACCTTATTTATTATTTTTTTACTTTCTATTTCCTCTGCATTTTCCCAAACATTTCGCTTCACCGCCATCCCGGATGAAAATACCGAGCGCTTACAAAAACGATTCAACAAAGTAGCGAAATATCTTTCCGAGCAACTGAACGTAAACGTGAAATACGTTCCGGTCAAATCCTACAGCGCTTCGGTGGCGGCATTTAAAAATGACCAGGTGCAATTGGCCTGGTTCGGTGGCCTTTCCGGTGTTAAAGCCCGGCGCTCTGTTCCGGGTTCAGTGGCAATTGCGCAGGGAGAAGAAGATTTGCAGTTCGTCACTTACTTTATCGCACATGCAAGCACCGGAGTAAAATTGTCCAAAGAATTTCCGGCGGAAATAAAAGGCCACACTTTTACGTTCGGGTCCAAAGGTTCCACTTCCGGACGTTTGATGCCTGAGTTTTTTATCCGGCAGCATTTCAAAAAAGAACCGAATAAGATTTTCAAACGCGTTGGCTTTAGTGGCGATCATTCAAAAACCATTGCGCTGGTGCAATCCGGAGGCTATGAGATTGGGGCCCTCAACTTTAAGGTGTGGGAAAATGAATTGAAAGCCGGCAACATCGACACCAACAAGGTGCGGGTTATTTGGAAAACCCCCACTTATCCCGATTACAATTGGACCATCCGCGGCGATGTGGGAAGAAAGTTCGGCGAGGATTTCATTCAAAAGGTTAAAGACGCCCTGATCAATCTTTCGGACCGCGAGGTGCTGGACTCATTTCCGCGCCAGCGTTTCATCGAGGCCGACAACTCCACGTATGGCGCCATTCTTGAAACCGCTATTATCATTGGAATTATTGAGAGCTAATGATTCGTCTTGAAAACGTAAGCGTTTCTTACAAAGATAAACCGGTGTTGAAAAACATCTCTCTTGCCATTCGGGAGGGAGAAAAAATCGCGCTGATCGGCCCGAGCGGCGCCGGCAAAACAACTCTGCTGAGAAAACTTTATGAGCTTGAGCAAGATGGCGCGGCTTTTATTCATCAAGACTTCGCGCTAGTGTCTCAGCTTTCCGCCTTCCACAATGTTTACATCGGACGTCTGGATCAAAACGGTACCTTTTACAACATACTGAATCTCATCAAGCCGCAGAAGCAGGAAATAGAGCATATTTCTTCGATCTTGCAAAAATTAGGCATGAAGAACAAAATGCATGAGCGCGTCGCCAAGCTCTCAGGAGGAGAGCAGCAGCGCATAGCCGTCGCGAGAGCGATTTTCAAAGGCAGTAAGTTGCTGCTCGGCGATGAACCCATTTCATCCGTTGATCCTCACCAATCCGATAACATTTTGAAATTACTCAAGCAAGCGGCGCAAACGGTAGTGGTTTCCATGCATGATGTGCAGTTCGCCCTGAAGTTTTTTGAGCGTTTTGTCGGTCTAAGCCACGGCCAAATCCATTTTGACCTGCCCGGCAAAAAAGTCAGTCAATCTTTACTCACAGAGCTTTATCAATCTTGCTAAAGGCAAGTTTAGCTTTTCTCGCCGTCGCGCTTTTCTGCTTTATCTTCGCCGACATCGAAATCACCACACTTGACCCCTGGTTTGAATTTCAGAGGATGATCACCGGGGCTTTAACGCCGGACTTTTCCGTCCTGATTGAATTCCGCAGCGCTCTCCTCAACACGGTCACCTTTGCATTGTGCGGCATCTTCATCGCCGTCATATTCGGTACGGTTTTAGCGCTAATGTTTCATCTCATCGTGGTCCGCTTGTTTTGCGCCTTCATTCGCGCCATTCACGAAATTTTTTGGGTGTTTATCTTATTGCCGATTGTGGGTTTAAATCCCATCTGC of candidate division KSB1 bacterium contains these proteins:
- the selD gene encoding selenide, water dikinase SelD produces the protein MSPVGLEKLLAVLPKNHDSNLLVGFETSDDAAVYRINDELAIVTTADIITPPVDDPYLFGQIAAVNSISDIYAMGATPTTCLNLLGFPSKKLGPEILQGIVEGAISKINEAGAVLAGGHTFDDDEPKFGLSVTGMVHPQKFWRNAGAQPGDVLILTKAIGSGVIFNANLKKWVSAPALEQCLQTLTTLNKTAAEIMQNYEIHAVTDVTGFGLAGHALEMAKGSGVTLEIKISEVPILNEALEMYEKGMSTGVNASNRALVEKVTRFEKTLQPWNEEIFYDPQTGGGLLASVPEAHGQALLNTLHNSGVEKARMIGNVKQLVDSNYLVFG
- a CDS encoding ATP-binding cassette domain-containing protein, encoding MIRLENVSVSYKDKPVLKNISLAIREGEKIALIGPSGAGKTTLLRKLYELEQDGAAFIHQDFALVSQLSAFHNVYIGRLDQNGTFYNILNLIKPQKQEIEHISSILQKLGMKNKMHERVAKLSGGEQQRIAVARAIFKGSKLLLGDEPISSVDPHQSDNILKLLKQAAQTVVVSMHDVQFALKFFERFVGLSHGQIHFDLPGKKVSQSLLTELYQSC
- a CDS encoding YceI family protein, with product MPKWTFEPGHTAAAFCVKHMMVSWVRGHFKNLNGTMEFDPENPANSAVEIEINANELWSGDSSRDDHLRSADFLDVKNHPKITFKGNQIDISSANEFKVTGDLTIRGITRTVTLDVHYLGQWQTPFWEDGVDKGPKTRAGFLAETRINRLDFGVSWNDKLAVGGVVVGSDVLITIDVEAILEE
- a CDS encoding putative selenate ABC transporter substrate-binding protein; translation: MKCFFTLFIIFLLSISSAFSQTFRFTAIPDENTERLQKRFNKVAKYLSEQLNVNVKYVPVKSYSASVAAFKNDQVQLAWFGGLSGVKARRSVPGSVAIAQGEEDLQFVTYFIAHASTGVKLSKEFPAEIKGHTFTFGSKGSTSGRLMPEFFIRQHFKKEPNKIFKRVGFSGDHSKTIALVQSGGYEIGALNFKVWENELKAGNIDTNKVRVIWKTPTYPDYNWTIRGDVGRKFGEDFIQKVKDALINLSDREVLDSFPRQRFIEADNSTYGAILETAIIIGIIES